One region of Tumebacillus amylolyticus genomic DNA includes:
- a CDS encoding glutathione peroxidase: MSNLYDLSANRINGQAQSLRDYEGQVLLIVNTASKCGFTPQYKGLQALYDQYQSQGFTVLGFPSNQFAGQEPGNAGEIEEFCQINFGVSFPLFEKSDVKGANINPVFAHLTKNAPGFLTSGVKWNFTKFLVDKKGRVVERYAPTTDPAKIAADIEKLLAE; encoded by the coding sequence ATGTCCAATCTCTACGACCTGTCCGCAAACCGAATCAACGGTCAAGCCCAATCGCTCCGCGACTACGAAGGCCAAGTTCTGCTCATCGTCAACACCGCCAGCAAGTGCGGTTTCACCCCGCAATACAAAGGTCTGCAAGCGCTCTACGACCAATACCAATCCCAAGGCTTCACCGTCCTCGGCTTCCCGTCGAACCAATTCGCAGGCCAAGAACCGGGCAACGCAGGCGAGATCGAGGAGTTCTGCCAGATCAACTTCGGCGTCAGTTTCCCGCTGTTCGAGAAATCGGACGTCAAGGGCGCGAACATCAACCCCGTCTTCGCCCATTTGACCAAAAACGCACCGGGCTTCCTCACTTCCGGCGTCAAATGGAACTTCACCAAATTCCTCGTTGACAAAAAAGGCCGTGTCGTCGAACGCTACGCCCCGACCACCGATCCGGCAAAAATCGCAGCCGACATCGAGAAGCTTTTGGCAGAGTGA
- a CDS encoding MarR family winged helix-turn-helix transcriptional regulator yields the protein MSDEHLILDNQLCFALYACTREMTRLYRPLLEAIGLTYPQYLVMLVLWEENEATVKHLGERLYLDSGTLTPLLKRLEQNGLVTRERSLADERVVLIRPTDAGRELKQKASEVPQQLMCRSNLTFDEFHRLKGEFDSLLKRMHAMQAD from the coding sequence ATGTCTGACGAGCATCTCATCCTCGACAACCAACTCTGTTTCGCGCTCTACGCCTGCACCCGTGAGATGACGCGCCTGTACCGTCCCTTGCTCGAAGCCATCGGTCTGACCTACCCGCAGTACCTCGTGATGCTCGTGCTCTGGGAGGAGAACGAAGCCACCGTCAAACACCTGGGCGAACGGCTCTACCTCGATTCCGGCACGCTCACGCCGCTGCTCAAACGTCTCGAACAAAACGGACTTGTCACTCGCGAGCGATCCCTGGCGGATGAACGAGTCGTCCTCATCCGTCCCACCGACGCAGGGCGCGAACTCAAACAAAAAGCGTCCGAAGTCCCGCAACAACTCATGTGCAGAAGCAACCTCACCTTCGACGAATTCCACCGTCTCAAGGGGGAGTTCGATTCTCTGCTCAAACGCATGCACGCCATGCAAGCTGACTGA
- a CDS encoding AhpC/TSA family protein: MRESADEITSHHVQIIAITPATGSLVGKYIEAYGPYPFQVLGDPNQHAFEGLGHKVMPKWKLLGMAGIGFLTGKMKDFKPKEADKLAVVNESMKTSDIYQQGGTWLFDRKGNVLWKHIDETPGDHATIAQVLQALKKNA; the protein is encoded by the coding sequence TTGCGTGAGTCCGCCGACGAGATCACTTCTCACCATGTCCAAATCATCGCCATCACACCTGCCACCGGCTCGCTGGTCGGCAAGTACATCGAAGCGTACGGACCGTACCCGTTCCAAGTCCTCGGCGACCCGAACCAGCACGCGTTCGAAGGGCTCGGTCACAAAGTCATGCCCAAGTGGAAACTCCTCGGCATGGCGGGCATCGGCTTCCTCACCGGCAAGATGAAAGACTTCAAGCCCAAGGAAGCTGACAAACTCGCCGTCGTCAACGAGTCGATGAAGACCTCCGACATCTACCAACAGGGCGGCACATGGCTGTTCGACCGCAAGGGCAACGTCCTCTGGAAGCACATCGACGAAACCCCTGGCGACCACGCCACCATCGCCCAAGTCCTTCAAGCTCTGAAAAAAAACGCCTAA
- a CDS encoding MFS transporter, producing the protein MSCSRIKVSKTISVAWKKEASFVERESRLYLLMMALFTFGQAMSGLFINVFIWKLHSSFTLLAVYSMIYSLVVVLSFPLCAGLARRTSPMASLRLGILCFILTYALMLWLKEASGDFIWLIGFGIGMGSSFFAIGMHMQALDSTKDAGRDRFLYLGNLLNSIAGIAAPLVSGFLIDRFDGMTGYYFVFSVTLVWYLLAVAVSMKIKGKFVAKQSQLLNVWKNPTREWRGMYWITIGSGFVEGVYGTFLITMMGYAIVKNELSLGGIATFAAVVSMLTSFVLSKVSKPEYRLRIYVIGALLVCVSSIWLSAQMVFMALVFYTILSNVGMNLISTSFYAWTYASFEKDPDYEARRLDYVVIREIPLGVGRSLGLLVFLVLQYYVQGNVLAVSFAVFGSVFVLMIPLLRSIWTEKKKTPKPARV; encoded by the coding sequence ATGAGTTGCAGTAGGATAAAGGTATCGAAAACGATTTCGGTCGCATGGAAAAAGGAGGCTTCGTTCGTGGAGCGGGAATCGCGGTTGTATCTGCTCATGATGGCGCTGTTCACGTTTGGGCAGGCGATGTCAGGGCTTTTTATCAACGTCTTCATCTGGAAGTTGCACTCCTCGTTCACATTGCTTGCCGTATATAGCATGATCTACTCGCTGGTCGTCGTCTTGAGTTTCCCGCTTTGTGCGGGGTTGGCGCGGCGGACGTCTCCGATGGCGAGTTTGCGGCTCGGGATTCTGTGCTTTATCTTGACCTATGCGTTGATGCTTTGGTTGAAAGAAGCGTCCGGGGACTTCATCTGGTTGATCGGGTTTGGGATCGGGATGGGGTCGAGCTTTTTTGCAATTGGGATGCATATGCAGGCGTTGGACAGTACGAAGGACGCGGGACGGGATCGTTTTTTGTATCTCGGGAATTTGTTGAATTCCATCGCGGGGATTGCGGCGCCGTTGGTTTCAGGGTTCTTGATCGACCGGTTTGACGGGATGACGGGGTACTACTTCGTGTTCTCGGTGACGCTGGTCTGGTATCTGCTGGCGGTCGCCGTCTCGATGAAGATCAAGGGCAAGTTCGTGGCGAAGCAATCCCAATTGCTCAACGTCTGGAAAAACCCCACGCGCGAGTGGCGCGGCATGTACTGGATCACGATCGGCTCCGGTTTTGTGGAGGGTGTGTACGGGACGTTCCTCATCACGATGATGGGGTATGCGATTGTAAAAAACGAACTGTCGCTCGGCGGAATCGCGACGTTCGCAGCGGTCGTTTCCATGTTGACGTCGTTTGTGCTGTCGAAAGTCTCAAAACCGGAGTATCGGTTGCGAATTTATGTGATCGGGGCACTGCTGGTCTGCGTCTCTTCGATTTGGCTGAGTGCGCAGATGGTGTTCATGGCGTTGGTGTTCTATACGATTCTCTCCAACGTGGGCATGAACTTGATCTCGACGTCGTTCTACGCGTGGACGTATGCATCGTTTGAAAAAGACCCCGACTACGAAGCTCGCCGTCTCGATTATGTGGTGATTCGCGAGATACCGCTTGGAGTGGGCCGTTCGCTGGGTCTGCTGGTGTTCTTGGTCTTGCAGTATTATGTGCAAGGCAATGTGCTGGCGGTTAGTTTCGCGGTCTTCGGCTCCGTCTTTGTGTTGATGATTCCGCTGTTGCGCTCCATTTGGACGGAGAAGAAAAAAACGCCTAAACCCGCGCGGGTTTAG
- the yycF gene encoding response regulator YycF produces MDYKILVVDDELPIADILKFSLEKEGYDVVLAHDGQEAVDRASAEQPDLILLDIMLPKKDGFAVCQEIRTFSTVPIIMLTARDTEIDKVLGLEIGADDYVTKPFSNRELMARVKANLRRQQPDTVRSEQKPKWTVGDLIIDTGTYEVRKKDVNLDLTHREFELLVHLIKHRGTVLTREQLLQEVWGYDYFGDVRTVDVTIRRLREKIEDDPSNPEYILTRRGVGYTLRR; encoded by the coding sequence ATGGACTACAAAATCCTCGTCGTCGACGACGAGCTTCCGATTGCAGATATTTTGAAATTTTCGCTGGAAAAAGAGGGCTACGACGTCGTGCTCGCTCACGACGGTCAAGAAGCGGTGGACCGCGCGTCTGCCGAACAGCCCGACCTGATCCTGCTCGACATCATGCTCCCGAAAAAAGACGGTTTCGCCGTCTGCCAAGAAATTCGCACGTTCTCCACCGTCCCGATCATCATGCTCACCGCACGGGACACCGAGATTGACAAAGTGCTGGGGCTTGAGATCGGGGCGGACGACTATGTGACCAAACCGTTCTCCAACCGCGAGCTGATGGCCCGCGTCAAAGCCAACTTGCGCCGCCAACAACCGGACACCGTCCGCAGTGAACAAAAACCGAAGTGGACCGTCGGTGATCTCATCATCGACACCGGCACGTACGAAGTTCGAAAAAAGGACGTCAACCTCGACCTCACGCACCGCGAGTTCGAACTGCTCGTCCATCTCATCAAACACCGAGGCACCGTCCTCACCCGCGAACAGCTTTTGCAAGAAGTCTGGGGCTACGATTATTTCGGAGACGTCCGCACCGTCGACGTCACGATCCGCCGCCTGCGCGAGAAAATCGAGGACGACCCTTCCAACCCGGAATACATCCTGACACGCCGCGGCGTGGGCTATACGCTGAGGAGGTAG
- a CDS encoding ATP-binding protein, producing MLRSIQWKLVMMYLLVILVAIQVIGFYFIQRVNEHFLNSFQDKVSGQVMVLSDVLPRYLSDNGDHHDSTTDLDYLADSFANVAGAEINIINANSILLATSGNKTFIGQKNLQTEVTRALLGTRVEAIKVDPTNNQRYLYLSVPVKKASQTLGVVYCIAPLSSVYQTIHDITVIFYTGTGLAVLLTGLLVILLSRTITNPIVEITKKAGAMARGDFDQEVSVKSEDEIGQLGEMFNTLSRRLREALNENAQEKDKLEAILEHMSDGVVAIGSDGRILLANAAAAKLLGADDPDQLLEKPMNSVIVLADSDEADTSSLLNGEHEFTLGNPSGRILHAYAASFRSSNEERGAVIVLRDVTEQEQEDRARRDFVANVSHEIRTPLTTIKSYIEALEDGAVDSPSHARKFLSVIHTETDRMVRMVSDLLQLSRLDSGRESWKFDPHNLRELVQNACFRFAMQLQRREVSLAFEVPSNLNVNVDADKLDQVFDNLISNAIKYTPDGGRIRVIAYRPSGKFILVQVVDNGIGIPKHDLPQIFNRFYRVDKARSRAAGGTGLGLSIARQIVEVHGGQIQIDSEEGKGTAVSFTLPVGTGGSGA from the coding sequence TTGCTTCGTAGCATCCAATGGAAGCTGGTGATGATGTACTTGCTCGTCATTTTGGTGGCGATCCAAGTAATCGGCTTTTACTTCATCCAGCGCGTCAACGAGCATTTTCTGAACTCGTTTCAAGACAAAGTCAGCGGGCAGGTCATGGTGCTGTCGGACGTTCTGCCGCGTTACTTGAGCGACAACGGCGACCACCACGACTCCACGACCGATCTCGACTACCTCGCCGATTCGTTCGCCAACGTCGCCGGAGCGGAGATCAACATCATCAACGCCAACTCCATCCTCCTCGCGACGTCCGGCAACAAAACGTTCATCGGGCAAAAAAACCTCCAGACCGAAGTCACCCGCGCCCTGCTCGGCACACGAGTCGAAGCGATCAAAGTCGACCCGACGAACAACCAACGCTATCTCTACCTCTCCGTGCCTGTCAAAAAAGCCTCGCAAACGCTCGGCGTCGTCTATTGCATCGCGCCGCTTTCGTCGGTGTACCAGACGATTCACGACATCACGGTGATTTTTTACACCGGGACGGGGCTTGCGGTGCTGCTCACAGGTCTGCTGGTCATCTTGCTCTCGCGCACGATTACCAACCCGATTGTCGAGATCACGAAAAAAGCGGGCGCGATGGCCCGCGGTGATTTCGACCAAGAAGTGTCCGTGAAAAGCGAAGACGAGATCGGGCAACTGGGCGAGATGTTCAATACGTTGTCTCGAAGACTGCGCGAAGCTCTCAACGAAAACGCGCAGGAAAAAGACAAACTCGAAGCGATTCTCGAACATATGTCGGACGGCGTGGTTGCGATCGGTTCAGACGGGCGTATCTTGCTCGCCAACGCCGCCGCCGCCAAACTGCTCGGAGCGGACGACCCGGATCAACTGCTGGAGAAGCCGATGAACTCGGTCATCGTGCTCGCGGACAGTGACGAAGCGGACACGTCGAGCCTCTTGAACGGCGAGCACGAATTTACGCTGGGCAACCCGTCCGGCCGCATCTTGCATGCGTATGCGGCGTCGTTCCGCTCCTCGAACGAAGAGCGCGGAGCCGTCATCGTCTTGCGCGACGTCACCGAGCAGGAACAGGAAGACCGTGCCCGCCGTGACTTTGTCGCGAACGTCTCGCATGAAATTCGCACGCCGCTGACCACGATCAAAAGTTACATCGAGGCCCTTGAGGACGGCGCGGTCGATTCTCCGAGCCATGCCCGCAAGTTTCTGTCGGTCATTCATACGGAGACCGACCGCATGGTGCGCATGGTGTCCGACTTGCTGCAACTCTCGCGACTGGACTCCGGTCGTGAATCGTGGAAGTTCGACCCGCACAACTTGCGGGAGTTGGTGCAGAACGCCTGCTTCCGATTCGCGATGCAATTGCAGCGTCGCGAAGTGTCGTTGGCGTTTGAAGTGCCGAGCAATTTGAACGTCAACGTCGATGCCGACAAGCTCGATCAAGTGTTTGACAACTTGATCTCCAACGCGATCAAGTACACGCCGGACGGGGGGCGAATCCGCGTCATTGCGTACCGCCCGAGCGGCAAGTTTATCCTCGTGCAAGTCGTGGACAACGGGATCGGGATTCCCAAACACGACCTGCCGCAGATCTTCAATCGTTTTTACCGTGTCGACAAAGCGCGCTCTCGTGCGGCGGGCGGCACGGGTCTTGGCTTGTCCATCGCTCGACAGATCGTCGAAGTGCATGGCGGCCAGATTCAAATCGACAGTGAAGAAGGCAAGGGAACGGCGGTTTCCTTCACCTTGCCCGTTGGGACGGGAGGGAGTGGAGCTTGA
- the yycH gene encoding two-component system activity regulator YycH — MRERLKNVVLTALVLISLLLSLGIWSIAPQYESINEPQYASNIGVSDPSFYRTFQSVASPREIVLHLGEQKHTVLVPDLPDYENAMTLLQKSTFLDTQLTNDYGETEWRKIVDEIPGLQFNFDSYMPAQSLADNGMIKFNTQIDPQMQIRSLYLFRMPEENDFRALIYGGGDARMYLARVEVPKDRLAALMEAGKKLPEYGMFGQSLNKNFYLPLNRIPLQNYAIELNIETHNQRLVDSFFLDNSLTSRVLEKDGSQIVTDGNRSVRVGALDKIIEYRNLAVDRTSVRKPDGEYEEVRALNFANEHGGFSGNVFLHEVETSTGHSDTNSVHDFEFRLYQNGLPVLGDLTTVGLSLYRNDVAQMSRSEYSFVKAYSDKVVQIISGPELLKIIEGSVWLDRNRITNVYLAYLQRAPRDGIAALRPVWVVEQTPDARMGMYDAVTGERLRSEEGMLLGLE, encoded by the coding sequence TTGAGAGAACGGTTAAAAAACGTCGTCCTCACCGCGCTCGTCCTCATTTCGCTGTTGCTGTCTCTTGGCATTTGGAGCATTGCTCCGCAGTACGAGTCGATCAATGAACCGCAATATGCCAGCAACATCGGAGTGAGCGACCCGAGCTTTTACCGCACGTTTCAATCGGTGGCTTCTCCGCGTGAGATCGTGTTGCATCTGGGGGAGCAGAAACACACCGTTTTGGTTCCGGATCTCCCGGACTATGAAAATGCGATGACGTTGTTGCAGAAGTCCACGTTTCTCGATACGCAGTTGACCAACGACTATGGAGAAACGGAGTGGCGCAAGATCGTGGACGAGATTCCGGGATTGCAGTTCAACTTCGATTCCTACATGCCGGCGCAGTCTTTGGCTGACAACGGAATGATCAAGTTCAACACGCAAATCGACCCGCAGATGCAGATTCGATCGCTCTACCTGTTCCGCATGCCGGAGGAGAACGACTTCCGAGCGTTGATCTACGGGGGAGGAGACGCCAGGATGTATCTCGCGCGCGTCGAAGTGCCCAAGGACCGCTTGGCGGCGTTGATGGAAGCCGGTAAAAAGTTGCCGGAGTACGGCATGTTCGGCCAGAGTTTGAACAAGAACTTTTACCTGCCGCTCAACCGCATTCCGTTGCAGAATTACGCGATTGAATTGAATATAGAAACCCACAACCAGAGGTTGGTGGATTCCTTTTTCCTCGACAATTCGTTGACGTCCCGCGTGTTGGAGAAGGACGGTTCGCAGATCGTGACCGACGGCAACCGTTCGGTGCGCGTCGGGGCGTTGGACAAGATCATCGAGTACCGCAACCTCGCCGTCGACCGCACGTCGGTTCGCAAGCCGGACGGCGAGTACGAAGAAGTGCGGGCGTTGAACTTCGCCAACGAGCACGGCGGTTTTTCGGGCAATGTGTTCTTGCACGAAGTGGAGACTTCGACGGGGCACTCGGACACGAACAGCGTCCACGACTTCGAGTTTCGTCTGTACCAAAACGGACTGCCGGTGCTCGGGGACCTCACGACCGTCGGACTCAGTCTGTACCGCAATGACGTCGCCCAGATGTCGCGTTCGGAGTACAGCTTCGTGAAAGCTTACTCGGACAAAGTGGTCCAGATCATCTCCGGACCGGAGTTGCTCAAGATCATTGAAGGAAGCGTCTGGTTGGATCGCAATCGCATCACCAACGTGTATCTGGCGTACTTGCAACGAGCACCGCGAGACGGAATTGCGGCGCTGCGGCCTGTCTGGGTCGTGGAACAGACGCCCGACGCCCGCATGGGGATGTACGACGCCGTGACGGGGGAACGACTGCGCAGTGAGGAGGGGATGTTGCTTGGATTGGAGTAA
- the yycI gene encoding two-component system regulatory protein YycI, with amino-acid sequence MDWSKAKTYFIVTFLFLDLLLGYQFYNAQKEAAEYVQSFTSQLQELKDVLTERKLVLQTDVPKETPVMHFLQANHPKELLMDIAESTFHEAHVIEDDKSKGTMKFQTRVGEFGVTGNGYFTMRYLPTRHVDGEAAMNKLGTVVMAKIDKTVWHQELYREDLINRDHSMVRYLQSYQKYPIFSALLEVHLQNSEIVSYNQKALEVGDEQESGQRVLSAISAVRAVADSLDPSELASVNTPVAIRDIKLGYYSPNYDDADVWYLWPMWRIVTDQKVYYVNAFTGQIEKGTP; translated from the coding sequence TTGGATTGGAGTAAAGCGAAAACCTACTTCATCGTGACGTTCCTGTTTCTCGATTTGTTGCTGGGCTACCAGTTTTACAACGCGCAGAAGGAAGCGGCGGAGTATGTGCAGTCGTTTACTTCGCAGTTGCAAGAGCTCAAGGACGTGCTGACCGAGCGCAAATTGGTCTTGCAGACGGACGTGCCCAAGGAAACGCCGGTGATGCATTTTTTGCAAGCGAATCATCCCAAGGAACTCTTGATGGACATCGCCGAGTCGACGTTTCATGAGGCGCATGTCATTGAGGATGACAAAAGCAAGGGCACGATGAAGTTCCAGACCCGTGTCGGCGAGTTCGGGGTGACGGGGAACGGGTATTTTACGATGCGATATCTGCCGACCCGTCATGTGGATGGCGAGGCGGCGATGAACAAACTCGGGACGGTCGTCATGGCGAAAATCGACAAGACCGTCTGGCACCAAGAATTGTATCGCGAAGACTTGATCAACCGCGATCACTCCATGGTTCGCTATCTGCAGAGTTACCAGAAGTATCCGATCTTCTCGGCGCTGCTGGAAGTTCATCTTCAAAATTCGGAGATCGTGAGCTATAATCAGAAAGCGTTGGAAGTCGGGGACGAGCAAGAGAGCGGGCAGCGGGTGCTGTCGGCGATCTCCGCCGTGCGGGCGGTGGCCGATTCTCTCGATCCGAGTGAGTTGGCGAGCGTCAACACGCCGGTTGCGATCCGAGACATCAAGCTCGGCTATTACAGCCCGAACTATGACGACGCAGACGTGTGGTACCTCTGGCCGATGTGGCGAATCGTCACCGACCAGAAAGTCTACTACGTCAACGCCTTCACCGGGCAGATTGAAAAAGGAACACCTTAG
- a CDS encoding MBL fold metallo-hydrolase — protein MRFSVLASGSTGNAIYVETDETAVLIDAGVSGKQITNSLTEIGADVNKIEALLVTHEHSDHVRGVGVMSRKQNLNVHATAGTWEGMEKYVGDIEVAKQHVFSVGDSLQFGDLRIEPFPISHDAREPVGFCFYQGETKLALATDLGYVSTRVRDAIVGADAFIFESNHDVEMLRVGPHPWTVKKRILGDKGHLSNETAGDALTDVLSGNSGDVYLAHLSPDNNMPEIAEITVRGILMENGIAVGQDVVLHDTYRDKPTPLKSIKRL, from the coding sequence ATACGCTTTAGCGTTTTGGCAAGCGGCAGTACGGGGAATGCGATCTACGTCGAGACAGACGAGACCGCCGTGTTGATCGACGCAGGCGTCAGCGGCAAGCAGATTACCAACTCGCTGACCGAGATCGGCGCCGATGTGAATAAAATAGAAGCTCTGCTCGTCACTCACGAGCATTCCGACCACGTGCGAGGCGTCGGCGTCATGTCGCGCAAGCAGAACCTCAACGTCCACGCGACGGCGGGTACGTGGGAGGGCATGGAGAAGTATGTGGGCGATATAGAGGTTGCGAAGCAGCATGTTTTTTCCGTGGGGGATTCCTTGCAGTTTGGGGACCTGCGGATTGAGCCGTTTCCGATCTCGCACGATGCGCGCGAACCGGTGGGGTTTTGTTTTTACCAAGGGGAGACGAAATTGGCCTTGGCGACAGACCTCGGGTATGTGAGCACGCGGGTTCGAGATGCGATCGTCGGGGCGGATGCGTTCATTTTTGAATCGAATCACGATGTGGAGATGTTGCGCGTCGGACCGCACCCGTGGACCGTCAAGAAGCGCATCCTCGGGGACAAAGGCCATCTCTCCAACGAGACGGCGGGGGATGCGCTGACGGACGTGCTGTCGGGGAATTCGGGGGATGTGTACCTCGCGCATCTGAGTCCGGACAACAACATGCCGGAGATTGCGGAGATCACCGTGCGCGGGATTCTGATGGAGAACGGGATTGCGGTGGGACAGGATGTTGTCTTGCACGATACGTATCGAGACAAGCCGACCCCGCTCAAGTCGATCAAACGGCTGTAG
- a CDS encoding S1C family serine protease, with translation MGYYDDFENNKPAKKSGGNMTSWIAVALVSAVIGSGTTLVMVPKLINANMIQVNGNSSISNQKATTAGSTAIGNATNMSVNVNTGITEAVNKVKPAIVGVSNMQKQKDFFGRTKTNEDEVGTGSGVLFDKKGYIITNNHVVDGADDVEVSLPDGKHIKAKVLGSDFYTDLAVLKVDENDVKDITPATLGNSDSLSIGEPAIAIGNPLGAKFAQTVTVGVISALNRELPVTDEQSGQEVYSMNVIQTDAAINPGNSGGALVNINGEVVGINSAKIATSGVEGIGFSIPITEAQPIVQQLIDKGKIDRPVMGITPVNLADLPAKQRPEAPVDTGVVLYQVSDYAKKAGFEQGDVITKIDDTQVDDQIALRKALYKKQPGDKIKVEFYRGKEQKTIEMTLGKQGDVK, from the coding sequence ATGGGATACTACGACGATTTTGAAAACAACAAACCGGCGAAGAAAAGCGGCGGGAACATGACGAGTTGGATCGCCGTGGCACTCGTGTCTGCGGTCATCGGTTCCGGCACGACCTTGGTAATGGTTCCGAAGCTCATCAACGCGAACATGATCCAAGTGAACGGCAACAGCTCCATCTCCAATCAAAAAGCAACCACGGCGGGCAGCACCGCGATTGGCAACGCCACCAACATGAGCGTCAACGTCAACACGGGCATCACCGAAGCGGTCAATAAAGTCAAACCGGCGATTGTCGGCGTCTCGAACATGCAGAAGCAAAAAGACTTCTTCGGCCGCACCAAGACCAACGAAGACGAAGTCGGCACCGGTTCGGGCGTCCTGTTTGACAAAAAAGGCTACATCATCACGAACAACCACGTCGTGGACGGCGCAGACGATGTCGAAGTCTCGCTTCCGGACGGTAAGCATATCAAAGCAAAAGTTCTCGGGTCCGACTTCTACACCGACCTCGCAGTGCTGAAGGTCGATGAGAACGACGTGAAGGACATCACGCCGGCGACGCTTGGCAACTCCGACTCCCTGAGCATCGGCGAACCGGCGATTGCCATCGGGAACCCGCTCGGCGCGAAGTTTGCACAGACGGTTACGGTGGGCGTCATCTCGGCGCTGAACCGCGAACTGCCGGTGACGGATGAACAATCGGGTCAAGAAGTGTACTCGATGAACGTCATCCAGACCGACGCCGCGATCAACCCGGGGAACTCGGGCGGTGCGTTGGTGAACATCAACGGTGAAGTTGTGGGGATCAACTCCGCGAAGATCGCGACTTCGGGTGTTGAGGGCATCGGCTTCTCGATCCCGATCACCGAAGCGCAGCCGATCGTGCAACAGCTGATCGACAAAGGCAAGATCGATCGTCCGGTGATGGGGATCACGCCGGTGAACTTGGCAGACCTCCCGGCGAAGCAACGTCCGGAAGCGCCGGTCGATACCGGGGTTGTGCTGTACCAAGTCTCGGACTACGCGAAAAAAGCGGGCTTTGAGCAAGGCGACGTCATCACCAAGATCGACGACACGCAGGTGGACGACCAGATCGCACTGCGCAAGGCGCTATATAAAAAGCAGCCGGGCGACAAGATCAAAGTCGAGTTCTACCGTGGGAAAGAGCAAAAGACGATTGAGATGACCCTCGGCAAGCAAGGCGACGTGAAGTAA
- a CDS encoding CxxH/CxxC protein: protein MYVVCKEHVEIALDEFVDEYEGQAPDVYNLKEISFTAWSAPAKCEFCDNNPKYLIV from the coding sequence GTGTACGTAGTATGCAAAGAGCATGTTGAGATCGCACTGGATGAGTTTGTGGATGAATACGAAGGCCAAGCGCCCGACGTGTACAACCTGAAGGAAATCTCCTTCACCGCCTGGAGTGCTCCGGCGAAGTGTGAGTTCTGCGACAACAACCCGAAGTATCTGATCGTGTAG
- the rlmH gene encoding 23S rRNA (pseudouridine(1915)-N(3))-methyltransferase RlmH, whose product MNINLLTVGKLKEKYWVGAVEEYKKRLSSYAKVSVVEVPDEPTPDNASAAQEEQIKRKEAEKLLAKVGERDYVIALAIEGKSITSEEFAEQLDRMAIERFSTFTFVIGGSLGLHETVLKRANYKLSFSKFTFPHQMVRVILLEQVYRAFRIQRGEPYHK is encoded by the coding sequence ATGAACATCAATCTGCTCACGGTTGGGAAGTTAAAAGAAAAGTATTGGGTGGGGGCCGTTGAGGAGTACAAGAAACGGCTCTCTTCGTATGCGAAGGTTTCGGTAGTAGAGGTGCCGGATGAGCCGACGCCGGATAATGCGTCGGCGGCGCAGGAGGAGCAGATCAAGCGCAAGGAAGCGGAGAAGCTGCTCGCGAAGGTCGGGGAACGGGATTATGTGATTGCGCTTGCGATTGAAGGGAAGTCGATTACGAGCGAGGAGTTTGCGGAGCAACTGGATCGGATGGCGATTGAGAGGTTTAGTACCTTCACGTTTGTGATTGGTGGGTCGTTGGGGCTGCATGAGACGGTTTTGAAGAGGGCGAATTATAAGTTGTCATTCTCCAAATTCACGTTTCCTCATCAGATGGTGCGGGTGATTTTGTTGGAGCAGGTTTATAGGGCGTTTCGGATTCAGCGGGGGGAACCGTATCACAAATAG